In Holophagales bacterium, one DNA window encodes the following:
- a CDS encoding pyruvate, phosphate dikinase, giving the protein MSKKWVYGFDELAAAEAAVGGSWDAARGLLGGKGANLADMTRIGVPVPPGFTVTTEACNAYLAAGETFPPGLWEEEAAALTRLEQQTGKKFGDAGNPLLVSCRSGAKFSMPGMMDTVLNIGMNDAVAEGMAKLTGDPRFAYDSFRRLVQMFGSVVMGIDDEPFEEVLTEARKHAGVENDSDLGAEDWKRVTGEFKKIFAAKTGRDFPQDPIEQIRLATEAVFKSWNGKRAIDYRNAAKIAHDLGTAVNICTMVFGNLGNDSATGVAMTRSGATGENQIEGDYLTNAQGEDVVAGIRHTKPIEQLKVEMPASYADFAEICRKLELHYKEMQDVEFTIERGKLWMLQTRDAKRTAQAAVRIAVDMVEEGLITKEQAVMRVTPDHVDFFLHPQFDKAMVKKAIEAGDRLATGLNVSPGAAVGQIALDADTAERWAKQDGKQVIMVRPETKPDDVHGMLAARGILTSRGGRTSHAALVARQFGKPAVVGVATLDVDLEAREIRVGSRTLKEGDWVSVDGTTGEVYATKLETVVPDFNDPYLMKLLGWADGVRRLQVWANSDYPVDAQRARGYGAQGIGLCRTEHMFFETHRLPHVQRMILNKENPQIVAECLEALLPHQRADFDGLFRAMDGLPVIIRLIDPPLHEFLPGHLELAMEVDALERTGGDAAKLAEKKKILASVEKLHEANPMLGLRGVRLGIHMAALTRMQVRAVFEAACQCAADGIDVHPEVMIPLAGHWRELEVQQQALEAEAEKVMTERGRRVNYKFGTMIEIPRAALTADQLARFAQFFSYGTNDLTQTTYAISRDDAEKGFLMEYLEKGILKENPFASIDEDGVGKLMAMGVELGRKTRPGMEIGICGEHGGDPKSIDLCHRIGLNYVSCSPFRVPIARLAAAQAALREKGVTAK; this is encoded by the coding sequence ATGAGCAAGAAGTGGGTGTACGGGTTCGACGAGCTAGCGGCCGCCGAGGCGGCGGTGGGTGGCAGTTGGGATGCGGCGCGCGGGCTACTCGGCGGCAAGGGCGCGAACCTTGCCGACATGACGCGCATCGGCGTGCCGGTGCCTCCCGGGTTCACCGTCACCACCGAGGCGTGCAACGCCTACCTCGCGGCAGGCGAGACGTTCCCGCCGGGCCTGTGGGAGGAAGAGGCGGCCGCGCTCACCCGTCTCGAGCAGCAGACCGGCAAGAAGTTCGGCGACGCCGGCAATCCGTTGCTCGTCTCTTGCCGCTCCGGCGCGAAGTTCTCGATGCCCGGGATGATGGACACCGTTCTCAACATCGGCATGAACGACGCCGTCGCCGAGGGGATGGCCAAGCTCACCGGTGACCCGCGCTTCGCCTACGACAGCTTCCGCCGCCTGGTGCAGATGTTCGGCTCGGTGGTGATGGGGATCGACGACGAGCCCTTCGAGGAAGTCCTCACCGAGGCGCGCAAGCACGCCGGCGTCGAGAACGACTCCGATCTGGGCGCCGAGGACTGGAAGCGCGTGACCGGCGAGTTCAAGAAGATCTTCGCGGCGAAGACCGGCCGCGACTTCCCGCAGGATCCGATCGAGCAGATCCGTCTCGCCACCGAGGCGGTGTTCAAGAGCTGGAACGGCAAGCGCGCCATCGACTACCGCAACGCCGCGAAGATCGCCCACGACCTCGGCACGGCGGTCAACATCTGCACGATGGTGTTCGGCAACCTCGGCAACGACTCGGCCACCGGCGTGGCGATGACCCGCTCCGGCGCCACCGGCGAGAACCAGATCGAAGGCGACTACCTGACCAACGCGCAGGGCGAGGACGTCGTCGCCGGCATCCGCCACACCAAGCCGATCGAACAGCTCAAGGTCGAGATGCCGGCCTCCTATGCCGACTTCGCCGAGATCTGCCGCAAGCTCGAGCTGCACTACAAGGAGATGCAGGACGTCGAGTTCACCATCGAGCGCGGCAAGCTCTGGATGCTGCAGACGCGCGACGCCAAGCGCACCGCGCAGGCCGCCGTGCGCATCGCCGTCGACATGGTGGAGGAGGGGCTGATCACCAAGGAGCAGGCGGTGATGCGCGTCACCCCCGACCACGTCGACTTCTTCCTCCACCCGCAGTTCGACAAGGCGATGGTGAAGAAGGCGATCGAGGCGGGCGACCGTCTGGCGACCGGCCTGAACGTCTCGCCGGGCGCGGCGGTCGGGCAGATCGCTCTCGACGCCGACACCGCCGAGCGCTGGGCCAAGCAGGACGGCAAGCAGGTCATCATGGTCCGTCCCGAGACCAAGCCGGACGACGTGCACGGCATGCTCGCCGCGCGCGGCATTCTGACCAGCCGCGGCGGCCGAACCAGCCACGCGGCTCTCGTCGCGCGGCAGTTCGGCAAGCCGGCGGTGGTCGGCGTGGCGACGCTCGACGTCGACCTCGAAGCGCGCGAGATCCGTGTCGGCAGCCGCACGCTGAAGGAGGGGGACTGGGTCTCCGTCGACGGCACGACGGGCGAGGTCTACGCCACCAAGCTCGAGACGGTGGTGCCGGACTTCAACGACCCGTACCTGATGAAGCTGCTCGGCTGGGCCGACGGCGTCCGCCGTCTGCAGGTCTGGGCGAACTCCGACTACCCGGTCGACGCCCAGCGCGCCCGCGGCTACGGCGCTCAGGGGATCGGCCTCTGCCGCACCGAGCACATGTTCTTCGAGACCCACCGGTTGCCGCACGTGCAGCGGATGATCCTCAACAAGGAGAACCCGCAGATCGTCGCCGAGTGTCTCGAGGCGCTCCTGCCGCATCAGCGCGCCGACTTCGACGGACTCTTCCGCGCCATGGACGGCCTGCCGGTGATCATCCGGCTGATCGACCCGCCGCTGCACGAGTTCCTCCCCGGGCATCTCGAGCTGGCGATGGAGGTCGACGCCCTCGAGCGGACGGGCGGCGACGCCGCCAAGCTCGCCGAGAAGAAGAAGATTCTCGCCTCCGTGGAGAAGCTGCACGAGGCGAATCCAATGCTGGGGCTGCGCGGCGTGCGGCTCGGCATCCACATGGCGGCGCTGACGCGCATGCAGGTGCGGGCGGTGTTCGAAGCCGCCTGCCAGTGCGCGGCCGACGGCATCGACGTCCACCCCGAAGTGATGATCCCGCTCGCCGGCCACTGGCGCGAGCTCGAGGTGCAGCAGCAGGCGCTCGAGGCCGAAGCGGAGAAGGTGATGACCGAGCGCGGCCGTCGCGTCAACTACAAGTTCGGCACGATGATCGAGATCCCGCGTGCCGCGCTGACCGCCGATCAGCTCGCGCGCTTCGCGCAGTTCTTCTCCTACGGCACGAACGACCTGACGCAGACGACCTACGCCATCTCGCGCGACGACGCCGAGAAGGGGTTCCTCATGGAGTACCTCGAGAAGGGGATCCTCAAGGAGAACCCGTTCGCCTCGATCGACGAGGACGGCGTCGGCAAGCTGATGGCGATGGGCGTCGAGCTCGGCCGCAAGACCCGCCCGGGCATGGAGATCGGCATCTGCGGCGAGCACGGCGGCGACCCCAAGTCGATCGACCTCTGCCACCGCATCGGCCTCAACTACGTCTCCTGCTCGCCGTTCCGCGTCCCCATCGCCCGCCTCGCCGCCGCCCAGGCGGCGCTGCGCGAGAAGGGCGTGACGGCGAAGTAG